GGTAGAGGGGCAGAGTCACCTTCCTCGACCTGCTGGTCATTATTTTCTTGATGTAACCCAAAATATGGTTGATCTGGGCtgcaagaacacactgctggttcatgttgagtctttcatcaacctGCACTCCAAAatctcctcagggctgctctcaagtcATTCTCTACCCAACCTGTATCTGCTTGGTTTTGCCCtaacccaggtgcaagaccttgcacaTTTATTGTATAAGTACTTGAGAGGAACAATGTAAATTGCTTATAGTTGATGGGTATGAATAAACTGCAGCAACTTGTATGCACCATATACACAGTTTATTAGCACTGTTAACTGCAGGAGAAATTTATTTTAGCCTTGGAAACCAGCACCAGATAAAGCGTagctacagaaagcagaaaagtgtATGGCTTTGAAGATTTTATCGTACGGTCCTTATCACTCTTTAAGGTTTCATGTGAAGTCTCAACAGGAGATTCCAGTGATTCAGAAAATGTTAGTTTAACTAATAAGTCTTTAATGTGTATTCTTGTGCAGAACCAGATGGCTATTTCCTGTGGTTCTAGAGCTCATCTGGAAAAGGATTCAATAGCAAAGGTTGgtttccctttcctcctgtgTACGAATACTCAAAATATTTCCACTATTTCATTCTGTTATACAGATTTTACAGTTAAATAAACATCTATAAAAGAATGGgagcttaaaaataagaattgcCATGAGTGGATGTTATGCTCCATCACGTTACAGAGGATGTGTTCTGCATTTCAGGCGCCACCAATGTTGAACTGGTTTCAATTAGTGTTCCAGCTGAAGGATGCTGGTTGAGAGCATCTTAGAAGCAGAAGTTCCTGACAATCAGTAGTTAAAGGCCATTTAGGTTTGCTGTTATTAGGAGGTAAAGTTTTAGACACAGTCTGTAGAAGGTAACATTTTGTGACCGATGAGTTAAAGCTTCTACAAGAGCAGTCTCTGTGCAAATGTACATCTTCTGCCAGTACTGGTGCTGGAGTGCAAGGCAACCGATGAGCTCATTTTTATTGATTCTCTTCCAGTGCAGGATCTTGTTGATCTACAAATCTTGAGATCTGTTCAAAATGAGTTAGGGTTAATTAGTAATAAGCTGTTTGAAGGGTATCTTAATCAGTGGGAAAGTactgtaatttttctgtattacTCATAGTGAAAGTTTGGAGTTTTGAACACACAGATGGGTACTGTTCAGCGTGTGGCTCTTGTAGAATAAACAGTGCTGCATAGGCACGGTCTTATCTGGCATCTGGTTTTCTGATGTCTTGGCAGACAGTAGTTGACAAAGTGCAGGCATGGAGCTTGTATTGCAACAGACGTTGGTGGACTAAATTTCAGCATCATATGGATGTGTTCATCATTTTGAACATTCTCAAGAATGACCTTTTTCAATACTGATGTTTAATACTCAAAAATATtctcatatatatgtatatatgagaatatatacatatatatatgaattatCAAATAGTTGCAGAAGACCAAAAGAAGTTACTTTGGTAATGTAGAAGAAGACCGTGTAGCTGCTAAACCGTAGCCTGCAAAAATGCTTCATGTTGTGTTCAAGCACAGAATGTACgtacattttcttcagtgcattCATATTTCTTAGCACCTTTGAAGGATTTTACTTGTTGACTGGGtgcaaactgcagaaatacagtttgCAGGATGGGTGTGTTCCAtccttgctttcattttctccccGTTTTTTACTTTTGGTGTTAACTGAATGACAGTCGTGCACAAGTAGCCTTGTGTTCTCTGTCACACAGTAGCTCACCTTCACTGTAATGCTAAAGAATCCTCACCAGATCCACCATTAACCTGGGGCTAGAGGGTTTTTTTAGAGCTGTGAGTTTCCTTAAGCCAGAGACTGTTACATAATAAGCTGAACATCATCTCATTTTGCAATCAAGGtttgaaattatttgcttttaaggCATCTCTTATCACCCAGAGATGTTTAACAGTTAAATTGCTGTCTCCTTTTTGCATGGTATTTAGCTTGTAGTCTTAGATACAATCATCTGAAATTCAACTTAATTCACCAAATTCAGGAGTTCAAAAGCGATGGATCTGAGTTAGAGTTGTTTAGGAGCTGCCTCAAATGCAAGACTGGCAGTGattctgcaaacacagaatcaGCCTCTGTATTCCATTGGCAAACATATCCATATAATATGATGTAAAGAACACAAATGTAACCAAAGGGTAAACTGGGAGAATCACAGACTGTCAGTATCATGAGTTGAAACCCAGGTTTGGGCTTCTGCTGCACCTAATATGGTACTGTCCAGAATGGAAAGCTGCCATGGATTagggaaaacagcaacaagaatgTGCAGTTTTGATGTCTCTGCATGTATCCTAATCATGAGTTTGACTGGCAGGTCTCTCCTGTTCTGCTGTAGTTTTGTCCACTAAAAGAAACCGTCtaactttttcccttttgttcacAGCGCTCTTACTTTCGAACTCTTCTTATGTACGGCTTCCATTTCCTTGTGTGGTTTCTCTGTGTCAAAAAGATCAGGGATACGCAGTGTGGATTTAAACTTTTAACCAGAGAAGCTGCTTTGCGGACATTCTCAACCCTCCACGTAGAGCGCTGGtaaattttctttgttgttgttgcttttctttcttgtttgacATGATTTTGGAGAAGGAATTTCAGCATTGTAACCACTACGAAGCACAATGTGTTCAAGACAAGGTTGGagggggccctgggcagcctggtctggtacCAGACCTGGAGGTTGGTGGACCTGCCAGTGGCggaggggttggaactggatgatccttgtggtcccttccaatctaaggCATTCTACAGTAATATTTAAACTAAACATCAATATATGCTCGCTCTCAGTGTTAACATAAAGTGCCTATAAAATTGGTTGTCAAATAAACCTTGCCCTGAATTTTTAAGCTGCTTGTTCAGAGTATAaatatgcacacacaaagaACAAGATTTTCTTCCATAACATCTAGAGAGTATCTACTTGTCATCTTAGGTGACAGAAGAAGGGATAATTTCAGGATGTAATTCATTTCATCCTGATACAGGGCCAAGTAAGGCATGGTCAACAAGTGCTCATTTCCTGTCATCAACTACAAAGAAACTTCAGTCAACTTGTACAAGAGTTATCTTTACTGTAGGTGGCTGAAGTTCAGCAGAGTATGTTCCACTCAGTGTAGGAGTAGGAACAAAATGTGTCAGTGGCTTGTGCCTTAGTTGCATCTGAAGGATAAAACCATTCAATAAAAGCCATTTGGACTACTAACCCAAACTTGTATCTAGGGCAGTTCAGTTTCTGGTCCATGTAGGCAATGTCAGTGGTCTCCATAGATTAAAAGCCAAAACAATTCTTCCTGTTTgctaaatgaatttaaaagtgtctgcacagcaaacagcacaaGTGTTGAATTAGCATTAAGTAGCAGGAGGCTGCACTGAAGTTCTGGATGATGTCAAACGCAGAGCAGTACTTACCCATTAAATAACGCAGGTTTTGTCTGTGTATCTCAGCAGGATGATAACATACCTCGCTTAAACAGTGTTAGGAGTACAGGTGCATTTTTGGAAGCTGAACATCTCATGTTCTGGTAATAGATATGCCCATGTAAGCAACATAGCTGTCCTGCTGCCAGGTCAGAGAGAACAAAAGACTGCTAAGTAAGTTTCCACACTTATATTATTATCAGAAAGACCACAATTAAACGCTTAcggtatttttaatatttcaccTGCACCTCCTATGAAATGGAGCCTTGTGTTTCCATGTTCACTTTCTGTAGACAAAAATGGAAGTGGGGAGCAATGGGACATGGCATCAGGATCTTCCTATATGTGATCCTCTGTCTGTTTTTGGcagtttaaaatattattttaaagagaggGAAATGACTCAATTTCAGCtatagaagaaatgaagaaacagttGCTCAGACCTCCAgattttttctggttttatcgttcttctcctccagctgaCGCTGAGTTGAAAATCATATCTTTAATGTTAAAAAACCGAGAAAACTAAGGCACAGTTATCTTCTTGCTATGCCAAGTTTGATTTATGGGTGCTTATTGTTACGAAATcttaaaaggaaactgaaatatacAGAGAAAGATAATGTTTTTATCTTTAGGGTGATGAGAATCATACAACAATTTTTCAAGAGAGACTGAGATACTTCccagaatattttattatgctgaagtttagaaagcatttctaaaatTAATAGATACTGGATATTGTTTATGTTTTTGATACTAAAAAGTCATACTCAAATCCTAagcaagcttttcttttcccgTTAATGTTCTTATTTACTTTCTGGTGTAACTGTTCCTCCGCAAGCTGGCTGTATATAcaccaacaaaacccaaacattctTGAAATTTACTTTCTACACAGCAAAGTTTTGACGTTAGTTTGAAATAAGAGCAACTTTTTGAGCAGAGAGCATATGCTTCGTGTTTCAGGTTCTGAATCTGATTCCAGCACTAATCTGTTCTACAGAAAAACACGGAGCAcgttttttaaattaagacttaaaagaaaattaaagaagaggtattttaaaaacatgacGAGGATGGTTGGAATTACTCACTTTCAGACCCCAAAAGAAGCTCCATTTCTGCGTCCAGTCTTGGCCTGGAGAAGTGTAATTTTGATGTTAAATTGTAATGAACgggaagaaagcaggaaaattagATTGCCTAAACTGACAGAATTCCCCTATGCAAAATATgatcattgatttttttttttaattctgactACAGAAAAATCATCACAGTTTTTCCAgattgaatcatagaattacccaggctggaaaagatcttgaagatcatcaagtccaaccgcagcctaaccagtatCCTAAgtctaaaaaccctacactaaatcatatcacAAgatcattattattatcaaagaaataatgataattagtaacagaagaacaaaatgtggCAGCAGATACTTTTCTACCTGGACTATTGATGAAAGAAGTGGGAACTCAGAGTGTAGTTATTGCCCTGGCTTGATTGACAGTTTGCAAAGCAGCAATTTGTAATGATATTAAGCAACTTAGCAGATTGTTGGTTAGATAGACTGGCAAGCTTAAAGTTTTATAGAGTAAAACTGATGGAACAAATTGTATTATGTTAGTCTATAAAAGCTGCCTTTTGCACTGGACAGGCCTTTTTTTCACATCTAAAACTCACACGTTTGGCATAAGAGACATCCTAtgattgtttcttctttcactaAGCTGTAAATGTGAGTCTttagaaattaaaggaaaataagtaaatattgCTTATAAAagcatacaaatatttattacatggatatttttccactgctttggCACCATAGGCCAACACAAGCAGTGGAATgaattgttttttcctgtttttgtgcAGGACGAGTAGAATTGTTTATGAACTTCTAatcgcagaatcatagaatggcctgggttgaaaaggactacaatgatcatccagtttcaaccccctgctatgcgcagggtcaccaaccaccagaccaggctgcccagagccacatccagcctggccttgaatggctccagggatggggcatccacaacctccttgggcagcctgttccagtgcgtcaccaccctctgtgtgaaaaacttcctcctaatatccaacctaaatttcccctgtctcagtttaagaccattccccccCGTCCTATCACTATCCGCCCTCGTAAGCAGgcattccccttcctgtttatttgcttccttcaagtattggaaggccaccataaggtctccccagagccatCTCCAGAAtcaacacagaaatattttgctgttgaAACTATCTCTGTTTTGTCTTGTAGAATTAAAATATCCTGCTCCTGGCAGGTGCACGGGTGCTTTCAAAAGCCTGGTTACAGCTGGAGCTTGacacagtgtttcattttttggCCACTGAAAGTTATGTCTCTTGAACAACATATTATCAAAGAAAAGTTATGAATTCCAATCATAATGGTGTAACAGAAGGCCAAATGTTGTTGGATATTTGATACATTTAGTATTAGATGAGCAAAGAAGGGCCCAACAGCAGTTTCAAAACAACTATTAAATTCTCAGGGTACGTcagttgctccaaaagtaagTGTGGTCATTGGTGAGAATGATCGGTTtctactgctataccaccaacattcacctctgaaGTTGTGGGACAGCgtaataaaatgggaggcattactttcggagctGCTCTCATAGGTACTTTACAAACCGAAACAAGTTCAATTTAAAAGGGGTTTGATTTCAGTTGAACACACTGAGTTTTAGCCAGCATAGCTATAACTTGTAACTTAGACAAAAGCATTTAGCgtaataaaaaagtaaataaaaagtaatttagcATAAATAGAGCCATGTGGAAAAGTTTTCcaatattttatactttttgtttgtattaattAACACATAATGAAGCCACTACTAGAAATAGATGGGCAAACTTCACACCATATAGTTCTGGATGTCTGACTTGAGGTGCTTAAATTAGAGGCTGAAGTTTCTGCATGATCAAGGCAGTGTTAAGCTTTTCTAGGAACTCATTCAAGCTAGAGCCACGCTCAGGTACTCCAAGCTGTGTTCCTTTGCCCAGAGGTTCATACTTCCACTCTCTGCAGCAGGATCCTCTGATGTACATGGTGTGAATAATACCCTGCAATTCCTAGCAGGGCTTCTGTCACACAGTAACTGGTTGCAAATGGCTGACGTGCTGCTTCATGTCAAAACACGTGTATTGCATTCACTCATCCACTGACACTGCTTTGATCTCTTAGAGTTGGCTCCAGCTAAAATAACCACACTTATGTCTTATAACTTTGTACCACCTGGATTTGATGCTCTGCAGCGTGAGGGTCATATTATCATGTATGGAATGCACTGCAAGCTACGTTCCCTGATTAATTGTTGTAGCATACATCTGAAGTGCACAAAAGGTTATGGGGAGCAGAGGATGAACTGTGCCCAAGCCGTGCACTACAGAAGTTGTTCTCCTTCCAGCCTTGAACAGCATTTTGTATATTTCAGGCTATGTTCACTGTGACGCTAATGGCAACCACATGTAACAACGTTAGTGTTCAACCTGATTAATTCCTGTCCTTTTAGTCTTTTACTTTGAGCGCAGTAGTTCTCCAAACTATTTAATGTTGCTGTGCTCTGATGTATATTGCTGACATTCGGGTAATTGGTTGTCCATAGGAATTGTTGCAAATCACCATTAGTTTGCTGGGCTAATACTTTATGGAGTAATATTTTTGGAGCAGTTCATACAGTATAATTCATCAGACAATTATTCTGTCTCTTAAGTTTTTTAGCCAGTTAAGTAGTAAATATTGCAAAATTCGATTTACTGTTTATACACATGACTCATAAACATTCATAGAGGTGAATACGTGGGGTTTTTTGGCTTACAAATGTAAAATGTCAGCAAAATGTCAAATAACATGATTTCAATTAGAGACCCATGGcgtaattaaaaaaatcatattcagccctaattaaaaataaacaaaaaaactaaaagaaCCCAGCAAAGCGGCAGGGCTGCTTGGCTCAGATTAAGTTGacagggggaaaagaaaacaatctacATCTATAAAACATCTATGTTACATAGAACATGAAACTATTCCTCTGTTTTCATGGCAATTAAAAGGCCTGCGTTCTAATCCAGATTTACGGACCGGTTCTAAATTCTCTAAACAAAATAACTGTagtctcacagaatcacagaatcataagggttggaagggacctctagagatcatcgagtccaacccccctgccaaagcaggttccctacaccacatcacacaggtaggcgtccaggcgggtcttgaatatctccagagaaggagactccaccacctccctgggcagcctgttccagtgctcaagTGCTCATCAGTCTCAGTTGATAACTTCTGTTTGTGCCACCTCTGcatgttttgctgctgtgctcagtggtgTCAGTAGTTCTGTCACACACACGCACGGTGCAAGTCCAGGTTGATGTATGTTTGAGAACAACCTCACCTTCAGGCCAGTGTGCTGCAGTCTGGGCTTCAGTGCACGTCGATACACGTATGTGTCACACCTGAGAGCATATTTAAAAGTGACTCCTATTGCTGCATTCATTCATAGTACAAGGAAGAGATGCCTGAATGTGGCTGGCCACCGCCTTCAGAATGCctttttgcttgcttgcatCTTTTTGTCCCACAGGTGTAGTGTCAAATGGGGTTATTAACACCTTGAATTCAAACAACACTAGAAGCACAATGGAATAATGCTATTTTATTAGATTTCTGCACACATTTTCTCCAGTggcagcagatttttttccatttcaaaatgttgCTTTGGAATTAACTGTGTTGGTGTCAATAGCAGCTACCAGTAGATACAGCATGAGATACGCCTTCAAGAAACAGAGTGCAACCAACTGTTGTTATCTGTATGTTGGCTGTTTTCTTAGTCATTCAGTcaggaaatttattttcctttcatgtgcACTGGATCTGTAGAGAATTGGTATCAACTTTGAAACTGAATGCCAGCCTCTTAAATTAACAGTGCCAccatttttctcctggaaataaatatcactgaattttactatttgctgttctgctgcagggcaTTTGATGTGGAACTCCTTTATATAGCCCAGCACTTGAGAATACCTATAGCAGAAGTCGCTGTCAACTGGACTGAAATTGAAGGTAAGGAAGcgctttcttttttctcaagATTCCTTAAGTATCAATCCAGACTAAAATAGCTGAGGATTTTCTCAAAGTGTATCATATTTTACCCAATTTTGATAGCACACAGCCCTCTTTCCATACAAATTCAGAATTCTTGCAAGATTCTGTCATAGCAGGGTAATAGAGGAACAGGAGGAGCAGGTGAATGGATAGCAAGGGAGAGAAACTCTTACTGGAGACAAAGTAGGTAGTTATACTGCTAGGGCTACCAAAGTAGTGGTGGCAAGCAGAGAACATCCTAAGCCGACTTCACGttaaaagagaatgttttcttttagggCAGTTCCAGATGTATTGCATCTACTATAAATGTTACTATAAATGATGGAACAGGAGTTACGGTGTTCAGTCCGTACATTGCCTGGACATTGGCATGTTCAAATTGCTGTTAGAGAGCAGCAGATGATCATCTTCTACAAAGTCACTCAGAAATCCTTTACTTAGGTGTTGGTGTTCAGGTTCCTACTTACTTGAACAAAGCCCTACCGCAGGGCAGTCTGTGTATCATGTGGCATACACTGAATTATTGTGCTGCTTCCAAACTATATCTCCCTGCTTACGGTATAATGTAATGACTGTAAggcaatacatttttaatacatatttttacagcatttgtaatatttcttaattaaaattaaagtcGGTGTTGTAGGGCTGAGTGTGCTGAGAACACAGAGGATCACAAATAGTAAAAGTATGCTTTGCCATTCCTCGTTTTTTTCTAACAGTGtccttctgattttcttcttcattaatCACAGGTTCTAAGTTAGTTCCCTTTTGGAGCTGGCTGCAGATGGGGAGGGATCTTCTTTTTATACGACTGCGATATATGACTGGTGCCTGGCAgcttgaaacaagaaaatgtaattaggTTATTTACATCTTCCAAATGTATTATTATACTTAATGGAACATGAGAACAGTTTCAATCAAGTGAAATGGTGTTGAAAGCTGAGGTAATTCTTTACTGCTCCTGCTGtatgtttcatttttgcagCATGTATGTGTTTTGTAAGAGTCTCAATGAGGAATTGGTACAATGTCCTGTAAAGagaaagcatttccaaagaTTTTCTTGTCTGGTTGTTGGGTCTTCCTTTTACTAAACAGTTGTGTTACCGTATCATGTAAACTCACATAAAGGCATCTTTGTATCATCGTacattcagaatttcttctggTAATGTTTATACAAATAAAGAGAGTCACTCTTTTCTACAAGGTGCAATACTGGGCTGTGAATGACCACAACCACTTTTCTCCATAGCATCAGGAAAGGTATGGCCATATTACAACTGGAAGGATCAATCTTGATTCGCACTAATGTGTATTTAGATTCAGTGTTATGGGAAACATCCATGGGTTTTACTAATTTATAAAAGCAATGTTCATAAGGCTGTTCTAAGAACTTTCAGTTGTCTCTTGACACtcggagcactggaacaggctgcccagggaggtggtggagtctccttctctggagatattcaagacccgcctggatgctgacctgtgtgacctggtgtagggagcctgctttggcaggggattggactcaatgatctctagaggtcccttccaacccctacaattctgtgattctgtgacattcCAAATGTTCTAAACTGCTGTCTGAAACTAAAACAGGTTTTCTGAAGTCAAACAGCAGATCACTTCCAAAACTGCAGAAGTTCCAAGAGAaagcaacatttcattttaaaatgtcatcatTTATAAATGTTGTTCGTACATACTAATTAACACTGCATGTTCAAGGCTAGGAGTCCTTGGCACCTCTGAATCCGTAGCGAAAAGGGTACAGAAAACTAATGTGGAAATGAGACCATTTGGGGACCATTAGCCATGCCAGTATGAAGTCCTCACTCTTTGAATGCAATCAGAGGGGAAGGAGCTTGAGTCCTTCTTATAGTGCCATACCTTGttacagcacacagctgtagTGCTGTCAGAACAGTTGTGGGCTGCCAACAAACGAAGCCAAATACAAATATGAACAGATTTGAAGGATGAAGGGTAAACGGTTTGTACTTTCACATACTCTTcaactgattatttttcttactctttccGCAGTGCTGTACTGCAATACCGAGTTCTGCTTCTGTAAGAGTTACCTCAGTTTTCTGTACAATAAACTGCTGGAATAAATTCTTGAAAACATCTTTGATTTCACAGATTTTAATCAGCTGATTTCATACATATCTCTCATTTCTACACAACCAACCACGTGACTGAATGCTGACACCACCTGAGATACCAGCTTCCCAGTTTTGGTGAGAGAGATCACCCTGATCAAACCTGGGTCACTGTAACTCTGGCTGTGATTAATGAAGTCAGCCCTCAAATGCAGATTCCTCAGTAAATTTGAGCCCTGGAGAAAGGTCAGTACATATCGAAATGGTCCAGAACCTGTTCTGTGTCTCTGAGGTCTGTAGACATGGCACAGGTCACAGCCATGTGTCTGTGTCCTCCTCAGCTGCCTTTCAGAGCAGGTTTGCCATATTCACGTGCTGTGTTGGAGGTCGTCCTGAGCCTGCACTCACTGCCAAAAGTGGgcctgaaaaatgttttaagagcGTGTGACAGCTGAGGGACTCCTGGCACAACTTAGGTTACTTGTATAGGTGTGGCCTGACACATTCCTTTGCAGAGAGGATAAAGTTGAACTAGGATGAAGTAGAAGAGTAAACTGGGACAAAAAGAGCATGGGGAGAAGCTGACAAGGAGGCTGATCTGGGGCTGAGGCTGGAGGGCAGTGAGTGAAATGGGAGACCAGGCAATGAGACTGCATGAGGAATGGGATGGAACAGCACTGGACCTAGCAAGAAAATACAAGAGCAAGGGAATGGCTAAGAAGACAGATCAATtaggaatggaaaaagaaatgttgctaATGAGAGAAGGGGAAGCTGAAGGGGCTCACTAAGCCAAGTCCTCAACAAGAATAAGGTTAGGACAGAAATGGCATGGTTTAAAGCAAGTTGGGACTGTGGATACAGCAATATTCAGAGTCTGGGCTGTAACCCAGGATCCCTTTCTAAGTGTTTCTTGGTTGTTATTTAACCTTCACAAAATCCTTTGGCAAATCATATCTCATCTTTCTGTGCCAGTCCTTAACTTGCTGCCAGTATCAGTTATTCTTCCAGCCCTGGTCACTGCATTCTGCTCCAATTCTGAACAGCATTAAGGAGCAATGGAATCTTTAACAAAGATGCAGGAGAGTTTACAAACCAAGCTTCAGTAAAAGATGACTTTCCGAATTAGAAATCCAGGTATGAAgaacacaggaaacaaaagtaGCTTTTCTGACATTTTCCCACATTGTGTATATGTGCCTTGAGAGGAAATGTTTGCTTGAATAAGGACAGCTTTTCCTATAGTCATATTTTTAGCACTTTGGACTGATTTGAGAGTTAATAAGTTGTATGGTGAAGGTGTCTTGATTGATTGACTTGTTTATAAATTGGAAGCTTGGATCGCATGTTCATGAGATGAGGATAACAGTGGGGCAGTGCACTCTCCTTCATCAGCTTAAGGTTACAGCAAGACAGGACGATGGTGGTTCTTCCCTCTTGGTGAAATGGTCAACACATTCAAAGGGATGTTTAAGAGAATCTGAGCCCACGTGTTAAGCAATAGTGAAAGGATacccaaaccattctgaaaGTCACTTCAAGAGGGTATATGGACAGCTCAGTGGTGCAGATGTGGCAATATCTCTGTCTTTCAGCAGATCAGACTTGAGAAAAATGAGTTCCAAGTTTGCTACAGCATGTTCTGGGGTTGAAGCACTTATCAACTGCTTTTCTAATAGTACTTTGGATTGTTCTCAGGTCCCGAAAAATTTCCTGCCCTTGTTGAAGCAAGTGCTTCaggctttcttttctgcctctccGTTGTTGAAGCAGAAGCAACAAAGGATACTGACTTTAGCCGAGAAGAATGGTTagctctgctgcagaactggagtGAACAGAGAGAGCTACAGGTAGTAATGTCTTGAGGC
The Coturnix japonica isolate 7356 chromosome 1, Coturnix japonica 2.1, whole genome shotgun sequence DNA segment above includes these coding regions:
- the ALG5 gene encoding dolichyl-phosphate beta-glucosyltransferase, translated to MAISCGSRAHLEKDSIAKRSYFRTLLMYGFHFLVWFLCVKKIRDTQCGFKLLTREAALRTFSTLHVERWAFDVELLYIAQHLRIPIAEVAVNWTEIEGSKLVPFWSWLQMGRDLLFIRLRYMTGAWQLETRKCN